CCCAAGGGTTGAGCGAGATGCTTTTCGCTTTCACCGAAGACCAAGCCGCGATCACCGAAGCCGCGCGCGGGATGCTGATCGAAAGCTGCACGCCTGCCGACCTCCGCCGCCTGCTCGCAAACGGCGAAGCTATCGACAAGACACGCTGGCAGACGATCATCGACATGGGCCTGCTCGGCATTTGCGCGCCGGAAGACAAAGGCGGATTGGGGCTGAGCCTGATCGACTTCGTTGGCATCGCCGAGGCCGCGGGCTACGTCGCCCTGCCCGAACCGCTGATCGAAATGGCCGGCGTTGTAGTTCCTCTGCTGGCGAGTCTCGACGACAAGGGCTGGCTTGCTCGCGTTCTAGCAGGAGAGATCGTTGCGGTCGGGCATCCGGCCAATCCCCTCGTCTCCGAGGCTGACGGCGCCGCTGCTTTCGTGCTCAGCAGTGGGGACGATCTGCATCTGGTCGAACGCGATGCCGTGACGCTCACGCGCGTAGACAGCTTCGATCCCTTCCGCCGCCTGTTCTGCGCCGACTGGGCGCCCTCTGCCGCCACGCACGTGAATGGCGGTTGGCGGCAGACGGCACAACGCGGCGCCGTGCTCGCCGCGGCGCAGATGCTCGGGCTCGGCCAGCGCTGCGTCGACATCGCGGTGGCCTATGCCAAGGATCGCCACCAGTTCGGCAAGCCGATCGGTTGCTACCAGGCCGTCAAGCACCT
The window above is part of the Novosphingobium sp. G106 genome. Proteins encoded here:
- a CDS encoding acyl-CoA dehydrogenase family protein → MLFAFTEDQAAITEAARGMLIESCTPADLRRLLANGEAIDKTRWQTIIDMGLLGICAPEDKGGLGLSLIDFVGIAEAAGYVALPEPLIEMAGVVVPLLASLDDKGWLARVLAGEIVAVGHPANPLVSEADGAAAFVLSSGDDLHLVERDAVTLTRVDSFDPFRRLFCADWAPSAATHVNGGWRQTAQRGAVLAAAQMLGLGQRCVDIAVAYAKDRHQFGKPIGCYQAVKHLLADAQVKIEFARPVVHAAAIELPLGSPAAKARVAHAKLAAAEAADLAARTAVQVHGAMGMTWEVDVHFFLKRALALKTAWGTPAMHMAQVIDRMTALPTGPEHTFAASFEHG